TATTTCTAGACAAATTGGACGAAGTAAGAAAGCCACAGTAGATTCTATAGATGATCCTAATTATATAAGTTATAGAAACTTGATTCGTCACGGTTATCTATTTCATATGGATTTAATATTTGACGAAATGCCAAATAAACTTATACCCTTTGATTACGAAACCTTCTATAATTCTCAAGAGGAATGTGTAATTGTTGCATCCAACTGTGAGACAGGTAGGCCCGTATATTTTTCTAAAAAAGATTGTAAAGATATAATGATGGTTTGTAGAGCTTCTAGTAGTCTTCCATTAGTTTCTAATATTGTTGAAATAGATGGTATGCCTCTTATGGATGGTGGAATAACGGATTCTATACCCATAAGGAAATCAATAAATGATGGTAATGAAGTAAATGTCCTAATTTTAACTAGGGATAGGGAATATAGAAAGAAGCCTACTCGGGGTAAGTGGTTATTTGAAAAGGCATACGAAAAATATCCAAAGTTCCAAGAGGCTATTTTAAACCGCTACAAATCATACAATAAAACTTTAGATTATATTGATGAACTTGAAAAAGAAAACAAAGTATTTGTTATTAGACCCAGTGAACCAGTCAAAATAAAGCGTATTGAAAAAGATACGGAAAAGCTTACAGAACTTTATAATGCAGGCTATGAAGATGCAAAGGTCATTTTTCCTAAGTTGTTAGAATGGATTAGTGACAAATAAGAAGATAAGTCAGTTTAAAGGTTGAAACCAAATATACCTTTAGGCTGACTTTTTTATTATATGGAAACATTCATTAAAGATGTTTTACCCAATGTATGATGAAAATAATATAAATTTCTGTATACATTAAATAATCAATACAATAATTTAATGATAATGATTATTGCTATTAACCATAGTAATGTGATAAAATAATAAATATAATTCCGAGTTACTAACTAGGAATTAAGAAAAAAACTAAATTAAAATAATAATAAATAAAAAGGAGTTATGAAAATGAGTAAATCGTTGCTTAAAATTAATAACTTACATGTTTCTATAGGAGAGAAAAAAATTTTAAAGGGTTTAAATTTAGAGATTAAACCTGGTGAAATTCACGCAATTATGGGACCTAATGGTGGCGGTAAAAGTACATTATCCAACACTATAATGGGAAGTCCGAAAGGTGTAGTGGAGGAAGGAAGTATTTTACTAGAAGGGGAAGAGATAAATAATTTAACAACAGATGAAAGAGCAAAAAAAGGAATCTTTTTATCCTTCCAATATCCAGAAGAAATTCCTGGAGTAACAGTACAAAACTTTTTAAGAACTGCTTACAATGCAGTTAAAAATGAAAATATTTCAATTTTAAAGTTTGAAAAGCTGTTGAAAGAAAAGATGGCTTTATTAGATATGAAGGAAGAATATGCAAATCGTTATTTAAATGAAGGCTTCTCTGGTGGAGAAAAGAAAAAGAATGAAATTTTACAAATGTCTATTTTAGAGCCTAAGCTTGCTATTTTAGATGAGACGGATTCAGGGTTAGATATTGATGCATTAAGAATAGTATCAGAAGGAGTTAATAAGGCAAAAGCAAAGGATACAGCAGTTCTTATTATTACTCACTATAATAGAATTCTTGATTATATTAAGCCAGATGTAGTGCACGTATTGATGGACGGTAAAATTGTAAAAAGTGGGGACAGTAATTTAGCTAAAATGCTAGAAGACACAGGATACGAAGATATTAAATGATATATTCAAAATAAGTTCTATTAGTATTTTATTTTAA
This is a stretch of genomic DNA from Alkaliphilus flagellatus. It encodes these proteins:
- the sufC gene encoding Fe-S cluster assembly ATPase SufC; this encodes MSKSLLKINNLHVSIGEKKILKGLNLEIKPGEIHAIMGPNGGGKSTLSNTIMGSPKGVVEEGSILLEGEEINNLTTDERAKKGIFLSFQYPEEIPGVTVQNFLRTAYNAVKNENISILKFEKLLKEKMALLDMKEEYANRYLNEGFSGGEKKKNEILQMSILEPKLAILDETDSGLDIDALRIVSEGVNKAKAKDTAVLIITHYNRILDYIKPDVVHVLMDGKIVKSGDSNLAKMLEDTGYEDIK
- a CDS encoding patatin-like phospholipase family protein — protein: MKKIGLVLEGGGMRGVYTSGVLDFFMENNLYFPYTIGVSAGAGNAVSYISRQIGRSKKATVDSIDDPNYISYRNLIRHGYLFHMDLIFDEMPNKLIPFDYETFYNSQEECVIVASNCETGRPVYFSKKDCKDIMMVCRASSSLPLVSNIVEIDGMPLMDGGITDSIPIRKSINDGNEVNVLILTRDREYRKKPTRGKWLFEKAYEKYPKFQEAILNRYKSYNKTLDYIDELEKENKVFVIRPSEPVKIKRIEKDTEKLTELYNAGYEDAKVIFPKLLEWISDK